The sequence ACCAGGCCGCCCGCCGCGCTGCGGAAGTTCCACGAGCAGGTTGGCGCGCATCTCGGTTTTCTGCCAGGTCGAGAGCTCGCTGATCTGCTGCGGCAGGTCCAGCGGATCGCCCCGATACAGCTGGGCCAGGCGTCGTCCCGTGCTGTCGTAGACCACGGCTGCGCGCAACGGAGCGTAGTCGTTCAGCTTCTGCAACAGCTCGCCGGCGGCCGCTTCGGATTCCAGGGCCCGGTTGCTCAGCTCGGGTGTCGCCAGCAGCGCGCCCAGGGTATGCATGGCCTGCGGCGCGACGCTCTGGCGGGAAATCCAGTAGGCCGCGCTGATGAATGCCAGGTTGGAGACCAACAGCACGGCAGCAAGCAGGACGAGCAGAGCGATCAGCAATTTCCGGCCGACCGGCAGATTTTCAAGGCGCTGGCGCAGGGTCATGGCAGACACGAACTGAGGGTGTTCCAGCAGGGTAGCGGTGCCTCAGTCCGCGGGCAATCCATGGCGGCGCAGGAACGCCTGGAGTCGCTCCAGCAACCCGCACAGCTCGGGTGTCGCCAGCCCCTGTCGTTGCGCAGTCCTGCACGCCTGGCCGAGCAGGAAGCTGACTTCGGTCCGGCGCCCGTTTCGTACGTCCTGATACATCGAGGAATAGTTGTTGGCGGTTGCCTCGACTACACGTAGCACTTCATCCTCGAGCCCCTCGGCGGCACCCGCCTGATTGCAGGCCCGCAGCAGATCGCCGAGCTCGTTGCACAGCCTGTGCAGTGACGTACGTTGAGTCAGCAACTGGCCGTTGCGGCAGTCATGCAGGACGCTCAGGGGGTTGATGGCGCAGTTGATGGCTAGCTTGCGCCAGAGCTTGCCGAGGATATCGTCCGTCCAGGCGTAGGGGATGCCTGCTGCATCCAGCTCGGCGAGCCAGGACGGCGGCGTGCGCCCCTCGGGTGCGCCCAGCCAGTTGTGCCCCTGGCCGGCATGCACGATTCGAAAATCCCCCTCACGGTAAGCCCCCTCGGTACTCGAGACGAATACACAGCGGCTGTCCGGCCAGCGTTCAGCAATGGCTTGCTGGCTGCCCAGCCCATTCTGCAGCAGCAGGATATCGGCTCCCTTGACCAGGCGGGGCGCCAGTTCGGCAATGGCGGCCTCGGCATCGTAGGCTTTGCAAGCGACCAGCAATCGGCTTATCGGCGTGCGGGCATCGGGCAGCTCCGCCGCTACAGGATAGAGGCTGCACCGGTCATGCTCGATCAGGCTCAGGCCGCCGGAGGCGTGGTAATCGGCGAGCCGCTGTGGGGTGCGCAGGATGACTCGCGGCGGTACGCCGGCCCGAAACAGGCGCGTCGCCCAGAGCCCGCCCAGGCTGCCCGCACCGAGGATGTGCCAGGAAGGCGTCATCAGGCCGGTTGCGCGTAGCGTTGGGGCACGATACGGCCCGTGGCGTAAGCGCCTGGCAGCAAGGCCGCGGCGCGCTCGATCAACAACAGCGGGTCGACGGGCAAGGTGTCCGCGTCGAGACTGACCAGGCCGATTCCGGCTTTGATCGAGACGAAACCCTCGCTGGTCTTGAACGCCTTGAGATTGAGCCCGTCGTGCAGCCGTTTAAAGCTGCTTGGCGAGCAGCCGCGCAGGTCGTCGACCAGTGTGAGCAGGCCGAAATGGCTCTCATCCAGGCAGGTGAGCACATCCAGGGGCCGCACCAGTTGTTGCAGGCGCCTCGCCACGCCACGAAGCAGCTCCTGCAGAAATTGCTCGCCGTAGCGCGCCTGGAGGCCGGGCATGTCCGGCAGGCCGATCAGCAGATAGCACAGCGCGCCGCCACGGCTCTCGATCTGACGCAGGCTGTCACCCAGTCGCTGGCGCAGGTAGCGCGTGTTGCCCAGCCCGGTGACCGGATCGATCAGGTTGCGTTGCTCCAGGTTGGCGACGTTCTCGGTCAGTCGGCGGTTTTCGCGTATCAGTCGATGCAGCGAACCGCAAAGGCGATCGGCGGCGTAAATGCGAGGCACCAGTTGCTCGTTCATCACGGACTTGCCGACGAAATCATCCACTCCGTGATCGAACGCCTTGCTCAGCACGTCGTGGCCGTCACGCCCGGTCAGCAGGATGATGTAGGTGTAGTGATCCGACATCTCGTCCTGCTGTCGCACCTGCGCGGTCAGCTCCAGCCCGTCCATTTCGGGCATCAGCCAATCGGCGAGCAGCACGTCCGAGGGGCGCTGCTCGATCAGCTCCAATGCAGCGACGGCGCTGTTGGCGAAGCGAACATCTTCGTATCCCGCCTTTGAGAGAACGCGACCGATCATCACGCTTGAAAACTTGGCGTCATCGACCACAAGGATGCTGAGTTGAGGATTGGGCATTCATGGGCTCGGAGAAAGGAAATGGCCGAAGCACCCGGTGACCAGGCGCAATTGGCGTGAACAGTTATAATGATGGCCCATTTGTACCGTCAAGCTTAGCGCGCTGGGTCACACCGTCGCGCCGTTTTTATAGGAGCAAGCCCATGCCCTCGTTCGACGTGGTGTCCGAACTGGACAAACACGAAGTCACCAACGCCGTCGACAATGCACTCAAAGAGCTGGACCGGCGTTACGACCTGCGCGGTAAAGGTACCTTCGAACTCAAGGAGTTGACGGTTCACCTCACTGCCGACGCCGATTTCCAGTTGGAGCAGATGCTGGAAATCCTGAAGCTGAGCCTGGTCAAGCGCAAGATCGATATCCAGTGCCTGGAGTTCAAGGATCCCTATCCGTCGGGCAAGTCGGTCAAGCAGGACGTAGTGTTGCGCGAGGGCATCGACAAGGAGCTGGCCAAGAAGATCGTGGCCCATATCAAGGACGCCAAGCTCAAGGTGCAGGCGGCTATCCAGGGCGAGCAGGTGCGGGTGACCGGCAAGAAACGTGATGACCTGCAGGAAGCCATCGCGCTGCTGCGCGCCAAGGATTTCGGCATGCCTCTGCAGTTCAATAACTTCCGCGACTGATTCGCCGGGAGCGCTCGCGTTCCCTTTCACTCACGCCGGGTGGCCTGTCGGTCGACGCGCTCGGCGCTTCAAGGAGTCTTTTTCCGATGGATCTCAGTGTCGATTATCTGGTTGACCTTTCCGAGGCATGGTTGCCGATCGTTCTGCAATACGGTGCGCAGCTGCTGCTGGCGCTCGTCACATTCCTGGTCGGCTGGTGGCTGATCAACAAAATCATCGGCAAGGTGGGCGGTCTGCTGCAGCGCCGCCAGGTGGACGCTTCGCTGCATGGCTTCATCGAGAGCCTGGCAGGCATCATCCTCAAGGTGTTGCTGTTGGTCAGCGTCGCCTCGATGATCGGCGTGGAAACCACATCGTTCATCGCCGTGATCGGTGCGGCCGGTCTGGCGATTGGCCTGGCGCTGCAGGGCAGCCTGGCCAATTTCGCCGGCGGGGTGTTGATCCTGCTGTTCCGACCGATCCGCGTGGGTGAATGGATCGAGGCCCAGGGGGTTGCCGGTACCGTTCATGCGATCCAGATCTTCCACACCGTGCTCAAGTCAGCCGACAACAAGACCATCGTGGTGCCCAACGGCAGCCTGTCCAACGGACACATCACCAATTATTCCCGTGAACCGCGTCGTCGCGCTGATATCAATGTCGGCATCGACTACGGCGCCGATATCAAGTTGGCGCGCCAGATCCTGCTGGAAATTGCGCAGGATGAACGGGTGCTGCGTGATCCCGAACCGGTGGTCTTCGTGACCGGACTGGGCGACAGCTCGGTCAACCTGTCGTTGCGGGTATGGGTGGAAACCGGCAATTTCTGGCCGGTGACTTTCGGCTTCACCGAGCAAGTGAAGGAGCGCTTCGACGAGGCGGGGATCGGCATTCCGTTTCCGCAGCGTGTGGTCCATCTGGTCCAGAGCTGATCTCGGCAGAGGCAGTAAAAAGCCGGCGAAAGCCGGCTTTTTTTTCAGCTGCGCTCAGTGGTCGCCAGCGGGTCGCTCGGATCTGGCTGCTTGCGGCTGAGCGACCACTGCCAGGCGATCAACACCAGGGTCGGTACGCCGAGCAGCGCGGTGACCAGGAAGAAGTCACTGTAACCAAGGTGTTCGACCATGACGCCGGAGTAGCCGCCGAGCAAGCGTGGCAGTAGCAGCATCAACGAACTCAGCAGCGCGTATTGGGTCGCGGAGAACTTCAGGTTGGTGAGGCTCGACAGGTAGGCGACGAAGGCGGTCGAGGCCAGGCCCCCACTGAAATTATCGCAGGAGATGGTGATGATCAGCATGTTCAGGTTGGCGCCCATTTCGACCAACAGCATGAACATGAGGTTGGTTGCCGCGGAGGCCACGCCGCCGATGAACAGGATCGGCAGGATGCTGAACCGCACGATCAACAGCCCGCCAAACGCCGCTCCGAGCAGCGTCATGACCAGTCCGAACAGCTTGCTGACGCTGGCGATCTGGTCCTTGCTGAAGCCTTGATCGATGTAAAACACATTGGCCATGACGCCCATCACCGTGTCGGACATCCGGTACGTCGCGATCAGCCCCAGCAGCAGCAGTGCATGCCAGCGATAACGCAGGATGAAATCTGTGATGGGCGTCAGCACCGGTCCCATGAGTATCCGACCGGGCGCTGACAGGCAGCCCCAGCAGATCAGCAGGTACATGGTGCCGCGCGGCCAATAGCCGCCCCAGTAGGACTGGAACATGCCCGTGGTCGATACCATCAGGATGATCAGCACAATGACCGAGACCGCCTGGTGAACGAAGTCGAAGCGCGCCGGGCGTTGGCGTTGACCGGCTTGGCGCAGCATCTGGCGAACCGGCACCAGCAAGGTGCGGCCCCACGGCGACAGCGTGCCGACGATGAACAGCAGGTACAGCGTGGCGCGCGGCCAGGCCTGTGCGATCAGCGCATTGATCATTGCCGGCACGGATATCAGCAACACCAGCAGCAAGCCGACACCGGCCAGTTGGTGATTGAAACTGAACTTCGAGGGCTCGTTGGGCAGCGGCGCGGCGCCCTCCGGCTCCGGAATCAGCAGGCTGGTCACCAGGCCCGGCAGGATCAGCAAGGCGAAGGCGATGTAGGTCGTCGCCCATGCGCTCTGGCTGTACTCCAGGTTCGTCGACCCCAGCCATTCGGCGAGAAACAGTGCGCCGGCGCTGGCCAGCAGCATGGCGACCCGGTAACCGGTCATGTAGCTCGCCGCCAGCGTCGCCTGGAGTTTGTCCTCGGCGATTTCCAGGCGATAGGCATCGATGGCGATATCCTGGGTGGCCGAGGCGAACGCCACGGCGACGGCCAGCGCAATCAGCATGGTCAGATTGTGCTGCGGGTTGCACAGGGCCATGCCAATGAGACCGATGGCGATCACCGCCTGCGACAACACTAGCCAGGAGCGGCGACGCCCGAGCGCGCCGATCCAGGGCAGGCGCCACTGGTCGAGCATCGGCGACCAGACCCATTTGAATGCGTAGGCCAGGCTGATCCAGCTGGCAAAGCCGATGGTTTCACGCGAGACGCCCGCTTCGCGTAGCCACACCGAGAGGGTGGAGAACACGAGGATTGCAGGGAGGCCAGCGGCGAAGCCGAGTACCAGCAGCGTCAGTGAGGCAGGACTGGCATAGGCGGCGAGGGCGGTACGCCAGGTTTCACGGGACATATGACAGGACGGAGATAGACATTAAGCGCGCACTCTACCCGCTGTGCTCCGCCGAATGCCAGCCGTGCCGACGTATGTCTACGCGATCATTGATGATGGTTATGCCTTCGGCGCGCAGGCGCATGCGCTGTTCGTGCCCGGCGGCGGTGCCGGCTGGCAGGCTGAGCCGGCCACCGGCACCGATTACCCTGTGCCACGGTAGACGGGTACCGTCGGGCAACTGTGACATCAGCCGCCCGACAAAGCGCGCCGCCCGGCCGAGCCCAGCCATCGCAGCCAGCTCACCATAGCTCACCACCTTGCCCGCGGGGATTTGCGACATGATCACGTACACGGCCGAGCGGCGCGATTCGGCGTCGGCACCGGGCGGTAACAGTGGCGGATGTTCGGCCATGGAAAATGCGTCCTGAGGGCGGTCGGCGTTGCCGGGCAAGCGGGGCTGAACTCGTTTCCCGTTCGGCGGTCAGTGCTTGCTGTAACTCAACGCATAGGGATAATGCCTGCCTTTTTAACCGCTCCTGCGCAGAATTTCAGCCTCTCTATGATGTTTTCCAGAACCCTGCTTTGCGTGTCGCTTTCCGTTTTTGCCCTGCCGTCTCTCGCCGACACCGTCTGGCTGAAGAATGGTGATCGCCTGACTGGCAAGATCAGCTTGCTCGACGGCGGCAAATTGCTGATCGAAACCGACTACGGTGGATCGATCCCGGTGAAATGGAGTCAGGTCGCGACCCTGGAAAGCAACCAGCAACTGCTGATCAAGCAGGACGATGCCACCGGCGAAATGGCCAAGTCGCTCCAGGCCGCCGACGATGGGAAAGTCACCTTGAGCAACAGTGGCGTACCACGCACGGTCCCGCTGACCAGCATCACCCAGATCATTCATCCCAAGCCGCTGATTCAGGACCTGACCTGGAAGGGCAACATCGATGTCGCGCTGGACTACAAACGCGCGGAGACCGATACGGACGACTATGACCTGTCCTTCGACACCTCGGCCCGTCACGGCCTCTGGCGGCACAACGGGACGGCCAACTACAACCGCGAGTACCGCGACGGCGTAACCGCGACGGACAACTGGGATGCCGAATACGCCCTGGACCGTTTCCTCGATGAACACTGGTTCTGGCAGGGGCGCCTGGAGTACAAGCGGGACAACGTGGAAGACCTTCGCCGTCAGCGCACGCTGGGTACCGGTCCGGGTTATCAGTTCTGGGACAACGAACTGGGGGCCTTCTCGCTGGCCTCGCTGGTCAACCGCAGCGACTACCAGTTTGCCGATGGCAGCAAGGAGAACTTCTACTCGCTGGCGATGAAATGGCGATACAACCGCTACCTGGTGGGCAAGACGTTCGAACTGTTCAGTAACGGCGAGGTGGGCAAACCACTGGAAAACGTCGCCGACTACCAGCTCGATGCCGAGGTGGGATTGCGTTACAAGGTTACCGACTGGGCCTCGTTGAACATGAAGGCCGAAAAGGACATCGTCAGCGGGGCGGAAAGCGATATGGACGAAACGCGCTACAGCATCGGCTTTGGCGTGGGTTGGTAAGGCATCGAGCCACAAGAAGAGGCATAGCACGCCCCTGCTTGCGGCTCGAATCGGCTGTCAGAGGCGCAACCCGCCGTCCAGCTCCAGGATACGTCCGGTGTAGTAGTCGTTCTCGAAGATGTAGGCGACCGAGTGGGCGATTTCCATTGGCTTGCCGAGCCGCTTGAGCGGAATGCCGGCGGCCATCTTCTCCAGTGCTTCGGGTTTCATGCTGGCGACCATTTCGGTCTCGATGAATCCGGGCGCCACGCCCGCTACACGGATGCCGTAGCGCGCCAGCTCCTTGGCCCAGACCACCGTGTCCGCAGCGACCCCGGCCTTGGCCGCCGAATAGTTCGCCTGACCCACGTTGCCGGCACGCGAGATCGAAGAAATATTGACGATTGCGCCCTGGCGCTTGAGCTCGATCATCTTCGCCGCCACCTCCCGGGTGCAGAGGAACACGCCGGTCAGGTTGACGTCGATTACCGCTTGCCATTGCGCCAGGCTCATCTTCGACAGTTCGCCATCCTTGACCTTGATGGTCAGGCCGTCGCGCAGGATGCCGGCATTGTTGACCAGGCCATCCAGGCCGCCGAAGTCATCGCTGACCTGGCTCACCATTTGGCTGACCTGTTCCTCGTTGGCGACGTTGCACAGGTAGGCGCGGGCATCGCCCCCGGCGCGCTTGCAGGCCTGGACGGCCTCGTCCAGGCGCTCCTGGTTCAGATCCACCAGCGCCAGGCGCGCGCCCTTGCCGGCGAGATATTCGCCCATCGCGCGCCCAAGCCCCTGGCCGCCCCCCGTGATGATGATCACCTTGTCTTTCAGCTGCATGCCCATCTCCTTCTCTGGATGCGGTCGCCGGTGAACGACGGCCGCTGGCGAAACCGTTATGCTGGCGGTCCGTCGAATCGAACAAGCCTCGAGGAACCCCAGTGAGCGTTGAAGCCGCCAAGCATGCCCGACAACTCCTGCTCAAGGAATACCGAGGCGCACTGTCCACGCACTCGCGGAGCATGCCGGGATTTCCCTTTGGCTCGGCGGTTCCCTACTGCCTGAGCGATGACGGCTGGCCGCTGATGCTGATCAGCCGGATCGCCCAGCACACGAAAAACCTTCAGGCCGATCCTCGTTGTTCGCTGTTGGTAGCCGAGCGCGGTGCCGAGGATGTGCAGGCCAACGGCCGGCTGACGGTGCTGGCGGAGGCACGGACACTCGTCGATACCGCGGCGATCGAGGCGGCGGCGGAGCGTTATTACCGTTATTTTCCTGAGTCACGCGACTACCATCGCGTGCATGACTTCGACTTCTGGGTGCTGCAGCCGGTGCGGTGGCGTTACATCGGGGGGTTCGGCGCGATCCACTGGCTGGACGACGTGGCGCTGGCCAATCCGTTCGCCCGTGCGGGCGGCGGTGAAAGCGACATGCTCGGGCACATGAACGATGACCACGGCGCGGCGATTGCCCACTACGTGGAGCGGGCTGGTCTGCCGTCGACCCCTGAAGCCTGCATGGTCGGGATCGACAGCGAAGGTTTTCATCTGCGCATCGGACGAGCGATTCACTGGTTGCCGTTCCCGGACACCTGCACCCATCCAGGTGCGGTGCGACAAGCACTCGTGTCGATGGCCAGGGGCTGATTCAGCCTGAGGTAAGCGCAGGGGTGAATAATCCGGTTACAGGCTGTTTCCCGGATGGGTTGAATTCGGTTCCACCTGCCGTCATCTACACCAGATCGGAAGCCGTTCTTCCGCCAAGGACTATCGATGCGTATTTTCTTATTGCTGTTTCTCCTGTTTCCGCTGGCCGAGCTGGCATTGCTGATCAAGGTCGGCAGCTCGATCGGCGTACTGCCGACCATCCTGCTGCTGATCATCAGCGGCATGGCCGGCATCCTGTTGCTGCGTCTGGCAGGTTTCGCCACCGCCTGGCGCGCGCGTGAGCGGTTGGCTCGCGGCGAGTTGCCGGAGCAGGAAGTGCTTCAAGGGCTGATGATGGCCGTCGCGGGCGGTCTGCTGTTCCTGCCCGGGTTTCTCAGCGACATCGTCGCGCTGCTGGTGCTGTTTCCGCCGTCGCGCAAACTGTTTCTCAACCTCGTCGGTCGCCGCGTCGAGGCCCAGGCCCAACGCCGTCGAGCCTTCGCCGATGACCTGCGCCAGCAACAGGACCGTCACGCCGGGTCGCAGCGTCCAAACGTGATCGAAGGCGAGTGGGAGCGCCGCGACAAGTAAGCATTGCTCTCGCATGCCAGCTGGCCTCTGCCAGATAACGGACCCCGCAGACTGGCGGGGTTCGCGTTTTTACAGGCCGTACTCGTCTGCCGAGCGGGAGCGCGTCAGCCCCGCTCGAGGCGTTTCCTGGCCAACTGCGATGAAAAAAACATCTGCGCCCCTTGAAATCAATTTTCCGCGCCCGCATGTAGCGGTCACCGCAAGGTCGCTGTCGTGTTCGACAGTCCGTCTTCTGCGGCTCGCGTTGCGGGCCGCAACCGGCCCCGCCGGATTTGCCAACCCGCCGATGAGAATGCATCGGCATGGAAACCACTGTACTAGGAGAGATCGACAATGAAGCTTCGTCCTCTGCATGACCGCGTCGTGATTCGTCGCAGCGAAGAAGAAACCAAGACCGCAGGTGGCATCGTGCTGCCGGGCTCCGCTGCCGAAAAGCCCAACCGTGGCGAAATCGTCGCTGTTGGCACTGGCCGCGTTCTGGACAACGGCGAAGTGCGTCAGCTGGCCGTCAAGGTTGGCGATCAGGTCGTCTTCGGCCCTTACTCCGGCAGCAACACCGTCAAGGTCGACGGTGAGGACCTGCTGGTGATGAGCGAGAACGAAATTCTCGCCGTCGTCGAAGCCTGATCAGCGCTCGCTCAAAGCGAACTGCGTTCCATCAACAGAATTTGAGGAAGAATCAACATGGCTGCTAAAGAAGTTAAATTCGGCGATTCCGCCCGTAAGAAAATGCTGGCAGGCGTCAACGTCCTGGCTGACGCAGTAAAAGCGACCCTCGGCCCGAAAGGCCGCAACGTGGTCCTGGAGAAGAGCTTCGGCGCGCCGACCATCACCAAGGACGGCGTCTCCGTCGCCAAGGAAATCGAGCTGAAGGATCGCTTCGAGAACATGGGCGCGCAGCTGGTCAAGGACGTCGCATCCAAGGCCAACGACGAGGCCGGTGACGGCACCACCACCGCCACCGTTCTGGCCCAGGCCATCGTCAACGAAGGCCTGAAAGCCGTCGCTGCCGGCATGAACCCGATGGACCTCAAGCGCGGCATCGACAAGGCGACCATCGCCGTCGTCGCTGAGCTGAAGAACCTGGCCAAGCCGTGCACCGACTTCAAGGCCATCGCCCAGGTCGGCACCATTTCCGCCAACTCCGACAGCTCCATCGGCGCGATCATCGCCGAAGCCATGGAGAAGGTCGGCAAGGAAGGCGTGATCACCGTTGAAGAAGGCTCGGGCCTGGAAAACGAACTGTCCGTCGTCGAAGGCATGCAGTTCGACCG is a genomic window of Stutzerimonas stutzeri containing:
- a CDS encoding co-chaperone GroES, giving the protein MKLRPLHDRVVIRRSEEETKTAGGIVLPGSAAEKPNRGEIVAVGTGRVLDNGEVRQLAVKVGDQVVFGPYSGSNTVKVDGEDLLVMSENEILAVVEA
- a CDS encoding HugZ family protein, whose amino-acid sequence is MSVEAAKHARQLLLKEYRGALSTHSRSMPGFPFGSAVPYCLSDDGWPLMLISRIAQHTKNLQADPRCSLLVAERGAEDVQANGRLTVLAEARTLVDTAAIEAAAERYYRYFPESRDYHRVHDFDFWVLQPVRWRYIGGFGAIHWLDDVALANPFARAGGGESDMLGHMNDDHGAAIAHYVERAGLPSTPEACMVGIDSEGFHLRIGRAIHWLPFPDTCTHPGAVRQALVSMARG
- a CDS encoding GGDEF domain-containing response regulator encodes the protein MPNPQLSILVVDDAKFSSVMIGRVLSKAGYEDVRFANSAVAALELIEQRPSDVLLADWLMPEMDGLELTAQVRQQDEMSDHYTYIILLTGRDGHDVLSKAFDHGVDDFVGKSVMNEQLVPRIYAADRLCGSLHRLIRENRRLTENVANLEQRNLIDPVTGLGNTRYLRQRLGDSLRQIESRGGALCYLLIGLPDMPGLQARYGEQFLQELLRGVARRLQQLVRPLDVLTCLDESHFGLLTLVDDLRGCSPSSFKRLHDGLNLKAFKTSEGFVSIKAGIGLVSLDADTLPVDPLLLIERAAALLPGAYATGRIVPQRYAQPA
- a CDS encoding MGMT family protein → MAEHPPLLPPGADAESRRSAVYVIMSQIPAGKVVSYGELAAMAGLGRAARFVGRLMSQLPDGTRLPWHRVIGAGGRLSLPAGTAAGHEQRMRLRAEGITIINDRVDIRRHGWHSAEHSG
- a CDS encoding FxsA family protein, whose translation is MRIFLLLFLLFPLAELALLIKVGSSIGVLPTILLLIISGMAGILLLRLAGFATAWRARERLARGELPEQEVLQGLMMAVAGGLLFLPGFLSDIVALLVLFPPSRKLFLNLVGRRVEAQAQRRRAFADDLRQQQDRHAGSQRPNVIEGEWERRDK
- a CDS encoding DUF481 domain-containing protein gives rise to the protein MFSRTLLCVSLSVFALPSLADTVWLKNGDRLTGKISLLDGGKLLIETDYGGSIPVKWSQVATLESNQQLLIKQDDATGEMAKSLQAADDGKVTLSNSGVPRTVPLTSITQIIHPKPLIQDLTWKGNIDVALDYKRAETDTDDYDLSFDTSARHGLWRHNGTANYNREYRDGVTATDNWDAEYALDRFLDEHWFWQGRLEYKRDNVEDLRRQRTLGTGPGYQFWDNELGAFSLASLVNRSDYQFADGSKENFYSLAMKWRYNRYLVGKTFELFSNGEVGKPLENVADYQLDAEVGLRYKVTDWASLNMKAEKDIVSGAESDMDETRYSIGFGVGW
- a CDS encoding SDR family oxidoreductase — protein: MQLKDKVIIITGGGQGLGRAMGEYLAGKGARLALVDLNQERLDEAVQACKRAGGDARAYLCNVANEEQVSQMVSQVSDDFGGLDGLVNNAGILRDGLTIKVKDGELSKMSLAQWQAVIDVNLTGVFLCTREVAAKMIELKRQGAIVNISSISRAGNVGQANYSAAKAGVAADTVVWAKELARYGIRVAGVAPGFIETEMVASMKPEALEKMAAGIPLKRLGKPMEIAHSVAYIFENDYYTGRILELDGGLRL
- a CDS encoding putative 2-dehydropantoate 2-reductase; protein product: MTPSWHILGAGSLGGLWATRLFRAGVPPRVILRTPQRLADYHASGGLSLIEHDRCSLYPVAAELPDARTPISRLLVACKAYDAEAAIAELAPRLVKGADILLLQNGLGSQQAIAERWPDSRCVFVSSTEGAYREGDFRIVHAGQGHNWLGAPEGRTPPSWLAELDAAGIPYAWTDDILGKLWRKLAINCAINPLSVLHDCRNGQLLTQRTSLHRLCNELGDLLRACNQAGAAEGLEDEVLRVVEATANNYSSMYQDVRNGRRTEVSFLLGQACRTAQRQGLATPELCGLLERLQAFLRRHGLPAD
- a CDS encoding YajQ family cyclic di-GMP-binding protein gives rise to the protein MPSFDVVSELDKHEVTNAVDNALKELDRRYDLRGKGTFELKELTVHLTADADFQLEQMLEILKLSLVKRKIDIQCLEFKDPYPSGKSVKQDVVLREGIDKELAKKIVAHIKDAKLKVQAAIQGEQVRVTGKKRDDLQEAIALLRAKDFGMPLQFNNFRD
- a CDS encoding mechanosensitive ion channel family protein, with product MDLSVDYLVDLSEAWLPIVLQYGAQLLLALVTFLVGWWLINKIIGKVGGLLQRRQVDASLHGFIESLAGIILKVLLLVSVASMIGVETTSFIAVIGAAGLAIGLALQGSLANFAGGVLILLFRPIRVGEWIEAQGVAGTVHAIQIFHTVLKSADNKTIVVPNGSLSNGHITNYSREPRRRADINVGIDYGADIKLARQILLEIAQDERVLRDPEPVVFVTGLGDSSVNLSLRVWVETGNFWPVTFGFTEQVKERFDEAGIGIPFPQRVVHLVQS
- a CDS encoding AmpG family muropeptide MFS transporter; the protein is MSRETWRTALAAYASPASLTLLVLGFAAGLPAILVFSTLSVWLREAGVSRETIGFASWISLAYAFKWVWSPMLDQWRLPWIGALGRRRSWLVLSQAVIAIGLIGMALCNPQHNLTMLIALAVAVAFASATQDIAIDAYRLEIAEDKLQATLAASYMTGYRVAMLLASAGALFLAEWLGSTNLEYSQSAWATTYIAFALLILPGLVTSLLIPEPEGAAPLPNEPSKFSFNHQLAGVGLLLVLLISVPAMINALIAQAWPRATLYLLFIVGTLSPWGRTLLVPVRQMLRQAGQRQRPARFDFVHQAVSVIVLIILMVSTTGMFQSYWGGYWPRGTMYLLICWGCLSAPGRILMGPVLTPITDFILRYRWHALLLLGLIATYRMSDTVMGVMANVFYIDQGFSKDQIASVSKLFGLVMTLLGAAFGGLLIVRFSILPILFIGGVASAATNLMFMLLVEMGANLNMLIITISCDNFSGGLASTAFVAYLSSLTNLKFSATQYALLSSLMLLLPRLLGGYSGVMVEHLGYSDFFLVTALLGVPTLVLIAWQWSLSRKQPDPSDPLATTERS